The following coding sequences lie in one Fusibacter sp. A1 genomic window:
- a CDS encoding SRPBCC family protein yields MKAWQGEADIMAPIDKVWHIIDGNEETLRKLDPHIISSKTLCKTPEVIGSKYDQVYRDGNKELHCTVTVIDYDQSDGLIRFTVEFTLGDMYDITEGYELRQIDENTTHIIYRTTNQPIGLKAKMLMKLMKNEGVVEQHIRIIKQLAEAKQH; encoded by the coding sequence ATGAAAGCATGGCAGGGAGAAGCTGATATCATGGCACCGATAGATAAAGTCTGGCACATCATAGATGGCAATGAAGAAACACTTAGAAAACTAGACCCCCATATCATCTCCAGCAAGACCTTATGTAAAACACCTGAAGTGATAGGTTCAAAATATGATCAGGTTTATCGCGATGGCAATAAAGAGCTGCACTGTACCGTAACGGTCATCGACTACGATCAGTCCGATGGTCTGATACGCTTCACCGTCGAATTCACCCTTGGCGATATGTACGATATCACCGAAGGCTATGAACTTAGACAAATCGACGAAAACACGACCCATATCATCTACAGGACCACCAATCAACCGATCGGGCTTAAGGCGAAGATGTTGATGAAGCTCATGAAAAACGAAGGCGTCGTCGAGCAGCATATAAGAATAATCAAGCAGTTGGCGGAAGCTAAGCAACATTGA
- a CDS encoding VWA domain-containing protein, with protein sequence MMHLRKIMALVLVIVLVINIVACKNTGSEEGTGDDTGREQKNEEVQDKTGLVEPDRSEGFSLRESQLEQVWLFEDTPRLEWSQTMPAINPMGSEDAYSHIGSEGTSYLEVDYLNSDFEVVSRTIYGDLFYLDIPFKDDLTDEQNRQFIDDLSYYIKSKKGTDYGIYEGQITFSIMDEFGDIWWATAHTSDEEHHLITVRENLLPVEERIVIDLENTESPFYFSYLGDESRMKKLSFDFNSNQFGVAMYVSVKAQNGEYLREYNKGYYFEDSLGDSYSVTDLPPETEIVQCQLDWDSSASAGELEIKLTDLLKRDGNLYGEDLGAIKVSASHVSSVSVKSSDESAYLLHPDYHVDDLKMDVTPDGDFMIYLPSGLWDVYLSPVNGEIISNYCVRGVSVSSGLVTLVDVPYGVSSAISASGEAIDARGIEMSKFVEDSMAVEYEFTLLDSTTASIEPEIANTNVYEGGVPVEIMDLRRVLTAPDIFLLIDSSGSMKGQLSGVLQSAKEFVKGLPEDSKVQVVDFDSTVKMISGTSVKDATVNIDKLTVGGDTALYEALKQSIEKLQGASRPIIVLFTDGENDLKELSLTLDEVLSLLPASNIPVYSIGYGENPDHTALKLIAKNSLGKYFSAADQSALIQVFDAIDERLSHTYKLSYKRPTAASIGDTPIVTFMIDTSGSMEEVDEGFGQRIHNMKELLKSYVLSLPDTYRVQIMGFDSSTYYVQSLTSDKVKLMMGIDSLTPGGPTNIPTAINGGILSLKDYPSTKKMMVFITDEALDSKDESLMEFVKELKDESVRTLWVGFGSDVDVEEDFEYVAGATEGSYVLTDDPDVLKASMDELFDKVKNLPDSKLSQVSMEIEKEDEYGNHETFGSFKLVQLSPLKTSGDASDIGVIKEQNIGRLSQYDKETAKLISGRSIPKDQTIVTGRMSVGKNKSSEAMEISAKDIYYLSRLDGLSPPSGYQFVAVDLSVENVFKEQLVTVYPDGSNHPSSYVSGPDPVEEVMMIPDYMIPDFKNHFFLEVNGLGTYPASSATYLTNASLPKPGDVSIRIEGAKTKEGILVFMIPEESVSTMSLHFYDVTYGHIHLPIIGKMVPSELEVESLSKVAGEHLSDTFSIQIAKVSDQPVIAEEGESIRGLTLREVTGSFTSNRQALLDINPSERVSLELETANGAYYVPVHPKTAMIPFGNYSQRMIAPGSENMAKWLFEIPSGLTDLKSNLFIELYGEDIRIMTKAPLSSGEPLSAVVSFEGDADQDGVADFRFNILSATITDGYNEDIGPDQLVFEVSIEDYEDGFSTGGIEEILTISGLNQYGDPSNAYLSYQSEELILALNEESVVYDGTHRRGILVYDLSGMVKESLSIGTIFADVLDMTIATGDVATYLCVKGTQPNRDESYSIELSERVLAKIQAHEATQLELEVEPSQAVTESSATEMLQVPVPSITLYGSMIIEKTKTESEMLMLLKGLRYVPSNRYLEPYTYLYSPEATLTQGFATEQDYAGLALMLLSKNGYQPKRKVVKLTEKGRAALDEFAGWERYVDELPAIQYVEDGVTKLLVLPFVEDIKALKGLCYLSKDQTIVEGSDTVSVTISIHAKSLIAGREDHLSDFSDALAGETDSEEAIERVEVFSESFELDSLSVDAIDIGFSDMGSGYRTLINKNGQIVEGTSRLLKREYEPVGIELRIGSDLKEHYKYIAIDKSRTLEHYFLTLGINQPDIHLQSITEWEAEANYRKSDAQAIPDDFTSIRWHTREILYKFIANQSAEEARLSDELAVIAGRTDRERVILISAKAPVDGAVMETSIDLLQTMNDLHSGETAQVHAFNLMSGLQQTFLESYALGSTGYGAFEIIGSVPTSTDMIVMPPYLNGIDTQEMTLAGVPEHVITHMTEENKYYLMPNRPSRIKGLDRWAWIEIDPSSYEAIGMIDTLEHGAMVERAITGTVKDAGQYFVGGFVGVSSSIWAVSAMSLIEDDYDKIIEDARKFVLGMKNNFGIKEGPFSISVGGKPQIGAKYGGLKASFNGKVGFGQTYMGFTEGFVDAVNAYFDGAK encoded by the coding sequence ATGATGCATTTACGTAAAATTATGGCACTGGTACTAGTGATCGTACTTGTGATCAATATAGTCGCCTGTAAAAATACAGGTTCAGAAGAAGGCACAGGAGATGACACGGGTAGGGAGCAAAAAAACGAAGAGGTACAAGACAAAACCGGACTGGTTGAACCCGACCGATCAGAGGGATTCTCTTTGAGGGAAAGTCAACTTGAGCAGGTCTGGTTATTTGAGGATACTCCTCGACTGGAATGGTCGCAGACGATGCCCGCGATCAATCCCATGGGAAGTGAGGACGCATATAGCCATATCGGTTCAGAAGGTACGAGCTATTTGGAAGTCGATTACTTGAACTCGGATTTTGAAGTGGTGAGCCGCACGATCTATGGCGACCTCTTTTACCTTGACATCCCCTTTAAAGACGATTTGACAGACGAGCAGAACAGACAGTTTATCGATGACCTGTCCTATTATATAAAGAGTAAGAAGGGTACGGATTACGGTATTTATGAAGGGCAGATCACCTTCAGCATAATGGATGAGTTCGGTGATATCTGGTGGGCTACAGCCCATACGTCGGATGAAGAGCATCATCTGATCACGGTTAGGGAAAATCTGCTTCCTGTTGAGGAGAGGATTGTGATCGACCTTGAAAATACGGAGTCGCCTTTCTATTTCTCTTACCTGGGCGACGAGAGCCGCATGAAAAAGTTGTCATTCGATTTCAACTCAAACCAATTCGGTGTTGCGATGTACGTGAGTGTCAAAGCTCAAAATGGAGAGTACCTAAGGGAATATAACAAAGGATACTACTTTGAGGACAGTCTCGGTGACAGCTATTCGGTAACGGATTTGCCCCCTGAAACAGAAATCGTACAGTGCCAGCTTGACTGGGATTCATCCGCATCGGCAGGAGAGCTTGAAATAAAACTGACAGACCTTCTAAAACGCGATGGAAATCTATATGGAGAAGATCTGGGAGCGATTAAAGTCAGCGCGTCCCATGTATCGAGCGTCAGTGTGAAATCCAGTGATGAAAGCGCATATCTTTTGCATCCCGACTACCATGTAGACGATTTGAAAATGGATGTCACACCAGATGGCGACTTTATGATCTATCTGCCATCCGGACTGTGGGATGTCTATCTTTCGCCTGTTAACGGTGAAATCATCTCAAATTATTGTGTGAGAGGCGTAAGTGTCAGCTCGGGTCTTGTGACGCTTGTGGATGTGCCCTATGGCGTCTCATCGGCGATAAGCGCAAGCGGTGAGGCTATCGATGCCCGAGGCATAGAAATGAGCAAATTTGTGGAAGACAGCATGGCAGTGGAATATGAGTTTACGCTGCTTGACAGCACTACTGCTTCTATCGAACCGGAGATTGCCAACACCAATGTATACGAGGGTGGAGTTCCGGTTGAAATCATGGACCTCAGGCGTGTGCTTACAGCACCCGATATCTTCTTGCTGATCGACTCATCGGGTTCGATGAAGGGGCAGCTGAGTGGTGTGTTACAGTCTGCAAAAGAGTTTGTGAAAGGTCTCCCTGAAGATTCGAAAGTGCAAGTGGTTGACTTCGATTCGACGGTTAAAATGATAAGCGGTACCAGTGTGAAGGATGCGACTGTCAATATCGATAAGCTGACTGTTGGTGGAGATACAGCACTCTATGAAGCCCTCAAGCAATCGATAGAGAAGCTGCAAGGTGCCTCAAGACCGATTATCGTGCTGTTTACGGATGGTGAGAATGATTTAAAGGAATTATCGCTGACGCTTGATGAGGTGCTTTCCTTGCTACCTGCTTCGAATATCCCTGTCTACAGCATCGGATATGGAGAGAATCCAGACCATACGGCGCTCAAACTGATTGCAAAAAACAGTTTAGGCAAGTATTTCAGCGCCGCGGACCAGTCCGCTCTGATTCAGGTGTTTGATGCGATCGATGAAAGGCTAAGCCACACCTACAAACTAAGCTATAAGAGGCCGACTGCGGCGAGTATTGGCGATACGCCGATTGTGACCTTCATGATCGACACGTCGGGTTCGATGGAAGAGGTTGACGAAGGATTCGGGCAGAGAATCCATAACATGAAGGAACTGCTTAAATCTTATGTCTTGTCGCTACCGGATACTTACCGAGTGCAAATTATGGGATTTGACAGCAGCACTTATTACGTTCAAAGTCTGACCTCTGACAAAGTCAAACTGATGATGGGAATCGACAGCCTTACACCTGGAGGTCCCACAAACATACCGACTGCCATAAATGGTGGAATACTGAGCCTTAAGGATTACCCGTCAACCAAGAAGATGATGGTGTTTATCACAGATGAGGCTCTGGATTCCAAGGATGAGAGTCTGATGGAATTTGTAAAAGAGCTCAAAGATGAAAGCGTAAGGACGCTATGGGTCGGATTTGGAAGCGATGTGGACGTCGAGGAGGATTTTGAATACGTAGCCGGAGCCACTGAGGGATCTTATGTATTGACAGATGATCCCGATGTGCTGAAAGCTTCAATGGATGAGTTGTTCGATAAGGTGAAAAACTTACCGGATTCGAAATTGAGCCAGGTAAGTATGGAAATTGAAAAGGAAGATGAGTACGGCAATCATGAAACCTTCGGATCCTTTAAGCTTGTTCAACTGTCACCGCTAAAAACAAGCGGTGATGCGAGCGATATCGGGGTGATCAAAGAGCAGAACATAGGGCGTCTAAGTCAATATGACAAAGAGACCGCGAAGTTGATATCGGGCCGTTCCATCCCCAAAGACCAAACGATCGTCACCGGCAGGATGTCTGTTGGCAAGAATAAGTCGAGTGAGGCCATGGAGATTTCTGCGAAGGACATCTACTATTTGAGCAGGCTTGACGGTCTTAGCCCTCCTAGCGGGTATCAGTTTGTCGCGGTGGATCTGTCGGTTGAAAATGTGTTCAAGGAGCAGCTTGTGACCGTCTATCCAGACGGTTCAAACCATCCATCCTCTTATGTGAGCGGACCTGATCCTGTCGAAGAGGTCATGATGATACCTGACTACATGATACCTGATTTTAAGAACCACTTTTTCCTAGAAGTAAACGGGCTTGGGACTTACCCCGCATCAAGCGCTACCTACCTGACAAATGCGAGTCTTCCAAAGCCTGGCGATGTCAGCATAAGGATTGAAGGAGCCAAGACAAAAGAGGGCATCCTTGTTTTCATGATCCCTGAGGAATCGGTAAGCACGATGTCACTGCACTTTTATGACGTGACCTATGGCCACATTCATTTACCGATCATCGGCAAAATGGTCCCATCTGAGCTAGAAGTCGAATCGCTTTCAAAAGTCGCAGGCGAGCATTTGTCAGATACCTTTAGCATTCAAATCGCCAAGGTTTCTGATCAGCCTGTGATAGCAGAGGAGGGAGAGAGCATAAGGGGTCTCACACTACGTGAGGTAACTGGAAGCTTCACCTCAAACAGGCAGGCGCTGCTTGACATCAATCCTTCAGAGCGGGTTTCTCTTGAACTGGAGACCGCAAATGGAGCCTATTATGTGCCTGTCCATCCAAAGACCGCCATGATACCGTTTGGAAACTACAGTCAAAGGATGATTGCGCCTGGAAGTGAGAATATGGCGAAATGGTTGTTTGAGATACCAAGCGGATTGACCGATTTGAAATCAAATTTATTTATCGAGCTTTACGGTGAGGATATTAGAATCATGACGAAGGCCCCCTTGAGTTCTGGAGAACCATTATCCGCAGTCGTCTCCTTTGAAGGGGACGCAGACCAGGATGGAGTGGCGGATTTCAGATTCAACATACTCAGTGCCACAATCACCGACGGCTACAACGAGGATATCGGTCCTGACCAGCTGGTGTTCGAGGTCAGCATTGAGGATTATGAGGATGGATTTTCAACAGGTGGAATCGAGGAGATACTGACGATTAGCGGACTGAACCAATATGGTGATCCGTCCAATGCCTATCTGTCCTATCAGTCGGAGGAGCTGATATTGGCATTAAATGAGGAATCGGTCGTTTATGACGGCACGCACAGACGCGGCATCCTTGTCTATGACCTGTCAGGAATGGTAAAGGAGAGTCTTAGCATCGGCACGATTTTTGCTGACGTGCTGGATATGACAATCGCAACCGGTGATGTAGCTACTTACTTGTGCGTAAAAGGAACCCAGCCCAATAGGGACGAAAGTTACTCCATTGAACTGTCTGAACGTGTTTTAGCGAAAATACAAGCACACGAAGCGACCCAGCTGGAGCTTGAGGTGGAACCCTCACAGGCCGTAACCGAGTCGAGCGCTACTGAAATGCTACAGGTTCCCGTACCTTCCATCACGCTTTATGGCAGCATGATTATTGAAAAAACAAAGACGGAGAGTGAAATGCTCATGCTCCTCAAGGGGTTGCGATATGTACCAAGCAACAGGTATCTTGAGCCCTATACGTATCTCTATTCGCCCGAAGCCACACTTACGCAGGGCTTTGCGACCGAGCAGGACTATGCCGGACTCGCCCTCATGCTTCTGTCAAAAAATGGGTATCAACCAAAGCGAAAAGTGGTGAAGCTGACTGAAAAAGGAAGAGCCGCACTTGATGAGTTCGCCGGATGGGAGCGTTATGTCGACGAGCTCCCAGCCATTCAGTATGTAGAAGATGGTGTCACCAAGCTCTTGGTCCTACCATTTGTGGAAGATATAAAAGCGCTTAAGGGACTATGCTATTTAAGTAAGGATCAGACGATCGTCGAAGGTTCGGATACGGTTAGCGTCACCATAAGCATACATGCCAAAAGTCTGATTGCCGGGAGAGAAGATCACCTCTCTGATTTCTCCGATGCGCTAGCTGGTGAAACGGACAGTGAGGAAGCGATTGAGCGCGTTGAAGTATTCTCAGAATCCTTTGAGCTTGACTCCCTAAGCGTAGATGCGATTGATATCGGTTTCAGTGATATGGGATCCGGCTATAGGACGCTTATCAATAAGAACGGACAGATCGTAGAAGGAACATCAAGGCTTCTCAAAAGAGAATACGAGCCGGTAGGTATCGAGCTACGTATCGGCAGCGACCTGAAGGAGCACTACAAGTATATAGCGATAGACAAGAGTAGGACGCTTGAGCACTACTTCCTGACACTGGGAATCAACCAGCCGGATATCCATCTTCAAAGCATAACTGAATGGGAGGCTGAGGCAAACTACAGAAAATCAGATGCACAGGCGATTCCAGATGACTTTACGTCCATAAGGTGGCATACCCGTGAAATACTTTACAAATTTATCGCAAATCAATCCGCTGAAGAAGCTAGACTCTCAGATGAGTTGGCTGTCATCGCTGGAAGAACCGATAGGGAAAGGGTTATTCTGATCAGCGCAAAAGCACCTGTGGATGGTGCGGTGATGGAAACCTCCATCGATCTGCTGCAGACGATGAATGATCTCCATAGCGGCGAAACGGCTCAAGTCCATGCTTTCAATCTGATGAGCGGACTGCAGCAGACATTTTTAGAAAGCTACGCGCTCGGATCGACTGGATATGGAGCCTTCGAAATAATCGGATCGGTTCCGACAAGTACCGACATGATTGTCATGCCTCCATATCTTAACGGAATAGATACGCAGGAAATGACACTTGCCGGAGTTCCTGAACATGTGATTACACACATGACCGAGGAAAACAAATACTATCTGATGCCCAATAGGCCGTCAAGGATAAAGGGGCTGGACCGATGGGCCTGGATTGAGATCGACCCGTCATCCTATGAGGCGATAGGTATGATAGACACCCTAGAGCATGGTGCGATGGTGGAGCGTGCGATCACCGGAACCGTGAAGGATGCGGGGCAATACTTTGTAGGCGGCTTTGTAGGTGTCAGTTCTTCGATATGGGCAGTATCGGCCATGTCGCTCATTGAGGATGATTATGATAAGATTATCGAGGATGCACGAAAATTTGTTCTTGGAATGAAAAATAATTTTGGTATTAAAGAAGGTCCCTTCAGCATCAGTGTGGGAGGCAAGCCTCAGATTGGGGCCAAGTACGGAGGACTGAAGGCGTCATTTAACGGTAAAGTAGGATTCGGACAGACCTATATGGGTTTCACAGAAGGGTTTGTCGACGCTGTCAACGCATATTTTGACGGGGCAAAATAG
- a CDS encoding sensor domain-containing diguanylate cyclase: MKKLGCNEKYCDRCIKLQKSLEEKQLVEYQLKSTMELVRMGMWSWDLNTDKVEISEELAAILSLDLSAFDNSLDYLVDHVIHHESRALFELELKHAISNQLIRQCDYRINLPQDKHLWVRLSGKLFSSKSCTTLKFIGIGLDVTRDHHNNALLATNLNFMRSLLEVLPNPIFYKDRFGVYKYCNAAFVEYLGRAREEIIDKTVYDIAPKHLADIYHQADLDLMTSRGQQVYEASVAYADQTIRDVIFNKAVHLDSEDEVEGLVGIMQDITDKKAMEKEIKMLHQVKDVFLNLNHNLMEFRSIDDLIKALLVELTSIFSACDQSTVLEVDKNGGMRIKAHYGFDNDEIDQFQIKLEESFVWDESGVKLKQAHIIDNIRQLEDLGYPKVISSDLNRSIESTIVVPVDIDDELKWVFTFDGFTKGCFNKRDASVANFIRDELPLLHRLLSLYLETLSLSRYDGLTGLMNRSYFDHVFDDRLHLVKRNGMTLLVVLYDLDGLKVVNDLYGHSAGDKYIKTFTSMLKDFYREADAFSRIGGDEFVGLFNESSVDRLMERILTMRNEFESLKITDGENVFSGSFSFGISSSHNHELNKTVLLNAADERMYLDKNSRR, from the coding sequence ATGAAAAAGTTGGGATGTAATGAGAAATACTGTGATCGTTGCATCAAGCTCCAAAAATCGCTTGAAGAAAAACAGCTGGTTGAATATCAGTTGAAGTCAACGATGGAGCTTGTAAGGATGGGAATGTGGAGCTGGGATCTGAATACCGATAAAGTAGAGATATCAGAGGAGCTTGCAGCAATTCTCTCTTTGGACCTGTCCGCTTTTGACAACTCCTTGGACTACCTTGTCGATCACGTGATTCACCACGAATCAAGAGCCTTATTTGAACTAGAACTGAAACATGCAATCAGCAATCAGCTGATCAGGCAATGTGATTATAGAATCAATCTACCTCAGGACAAGCATTTGTGGGTTCGCTTAAGCGGTAAACTTTTTTCTAGTAAATCATGCACAACTTTAAAGTTTATCGGTATAGGGCTGGACGTCACCAGGGATCATCATAACAATGCCTTGTTGGCCACCAATCTTAACTTTATGAGATCCCTATTGGAGGTTTTGCCTAATCCGATTTTCTATAAAGATAGATTCGGCGTTTATAAATACTGCAATGCGGCCTTTGTCGAATACCTAGGAAGAGCTAGGGAAGAGATCATCGATAAGACCGTCTACGACATAGCCCCTAAGCATCTGGCCGACATCTACCATCAGGCGGACCTGGATCTGATGACTTCTAGGGGACAACAGGTATATGAAGCAAGTGTCGCCTATGCTGACCAGACAATCAGAGATGTGATTTTCAATAAGGCCGTACACCTCGATTCAGAGGATGAAGTCGAAGGCCTCGTGGGAATCATGCAGGACATCACCGATAAAAAGGCGATGGAAAAAGAAATCAAGATGCTCCATCAAGTCAAGGATGTGTTTTTAAACCTGAACCACAACCTGATGGAATTCAGATCCATCGATGATCTGATCAAAGCGCTGCTTGTGGAACTGACATCCATCTTCAGTGCTTGTGATCAAAGTACGGTTCTCGAAGTGGATAAAAACGGAGGGATGCGAATTAAGGCGCATTATGGATTTGACAATGACGAGATCGATCAATTTCAAATCAAGCTCGAGGAGAGTTTCGTATGGGATGAGTCTGGAGTCAAACTCAAACAAGCGCACATCATAGACAACATACGGCAGCTGGAAGACTTAGGTTATCCGAAGGTAATTTCCTCCGATTTGAACAGGAGTATTGAATCCACTATTGTGGTACCTGTCGACATCGATGACGAGCTGAAGTGGGTATTTACTTTTGATGGTTTTACAAAAGGCTGCTTTAATAAAAGAGACGCATCGGTGGCAAACTTCATACGTGACGAGCTGCCACTGCTTCATCGTCTGTTGAGTCTCTATCTCGAGACACTTTCTCTTTCAAGATATGATGGACTGACCGGTCTGATGAACCGTAGTTATTTTGATCACGTGTTTGACGATAGGCTTCATCTGGTCAAGAGAAACGGCATGACCCTACTGGTGGTACTATATGATCTGGATGGGCTCAAAGTAGTAAACGATCTCTATGGACACTCCGCCGGGGATAAGTATATCAAGACATTCACCAGCATGCTAAAAGATTTTTACCGTGAAGCGGATGCGTTTTCAAGAATCGGAGGCGATGAGTTCGTGGGTTTGTTCAACGAGAGCTCGGTCGATAGGCTTATGGAACGCATTTTAACGATGAGAAATGAATTTGAGTCGCTGAAAATCACAGACGGAGAAAACGTGTTTTCCGGTAGTTTCAGCTTTGGAATCTCAAGCAGTCACAATCATGAACTGAATAAGACGGTTCTACTTAACGCTGCCGATGAGCGTATGTATCTGGATAAGAACTCAAGAAGATAA
- the gtfA gene encoding sucrose phosphorylase produces MKNKVMLITYPNSIGKDLKDLEKALNTDLKGLFGGIHILPFYPSSADRGFAPMSYRSVDPVYGSFDDLKRLGDEYELMYDFMINHISRSSEYFKDFIKNKEASPYYDLFIKFSDFWENGLATQEQIDLIYKRKPKEPAQVVEFEDGTTDKVWTTFDEEQVDLDIRKAVTKKFIKENLEFLCDNGAKIIRADAFAYVTKKQNTNCFFVEPDTWDILAEIKEILNQKQVELLPEIHEHYSIQKRIADHGYYVYDFALPMLVLHALYSGKANRLIDWIKISPRNQFTTLDTHDGIGVVDVKDLMDDDEINFTKEALFSKGANVKRIYNTTAYNNLDIYQLNCTYYSALGDDDKAYLLARAIQFFTPGIPQVYYVGALCGKNDIELLESTKNGRDINRHNYSLDEISEEVERPVVQSLFKLMRFRNDFEAFDGEFCLLPTEHENELRLSWSKDGFSCVLKADLSNHDFIIEYAENNKSNVLTL; encoded by the coding sequence ATGAAAAACAAAGTGATGTTGATTACCTATCCCAATTCGATAGGTAAGGATTTAAAAGACTTGGAAAAGGCGCTTAATACGGATTTGAAGGGATTGTTTGGGGGAATCCACATTCTCCCCTTCTATCCTTCGAGCGCCGATCGCGGATTCGCTCCCATGAGTTACCGGAGTGTCGATCCGGTCTATGGAAGTTTTGATGACCTAAAGAGACTGGGCGACGAATATGAGCTGATGTATGATTTTATGATCAACCATATCTCCAGATCAAGCGAGTACTTCAAGGATTTCATTAAAAACAAGGAAGCTTCTCCCTATTATGACCTCTTCATCAAGTTTTCTGATTTTTGGGAAAATGGACTTGCGACACAGGAGCAGATCGACCTCATCTACAAGAGAAAACCGAAAGAACCCGCTCAAGTGGTCGAATTTGAAGACGGCACGACCGATAAGGTGTGGACGACATTCGATGAGGAGCAGGTGGATCTTGATATCCGCAAAGCAGTGACCAAAAAATTCATTAAAGAGAATTTGGAGTTTTTATGCGACAACGGAGCAAAGATCATACGGGCGGACGCTTTTGCCTATGTCACAAAGAAACAGAACACCAACTGCTTTTTTGTCGAGCCCGACACATGGGATATTCTAGCTGAAATCAAAGAGATTTTGAATCAGAAGCAAGTGGAGCTTTTACCTGAAATCCATGAACACTACTCGATTCAAAAGAGAATTGCGGACCACGGATATTATGTTTATGATTTCGCACTCCCTATGCTTGTGCTTCACGCACTCTATTCCGGCAAGGCTAATAGGCTTATAGACTGGATTAAGATTTCGCCAAGAAACCAGTTTACCACACTCGACACCCATGACGGTATCGGTGTTGTCGATGTTAAGGATCTGATGGACGATGATGAGATCAACTTCACAAAGGAAGCTCTGTTTTCAAAAGGTGCCAATGTGAAGAGGATCTATAATACGACAGCCTACAACAATTTGGACATCTATCAGCTCAACTGCACTTATTACTCCGCGCTAGGCGATGACGATAAGGCTTACTTGCTCGCAAGAGCCATCCAGTTTTTCACTCCTGGAATTCCCCAGGTCTATTATGTGGGTGCGCTTTGTGGAAAGAACGATATCGAATTGCTTGAATCCACTAAAAACGGGCGGGACATCAACAGGCACAACTACAGTCTTGATGAAATCTCAGAAGAAGTCGAAAGGCCGGTTGTACAGAGCTTGTTCAAACTGATGAGATTCAGAAACGACTTTGAAGCGTTTGATGGTGAGTTTTGCCTTTTGCCTACAGAGCATGAGAATGAACTCCGCTTATCATGGTCAAAAGACGGATTCAGCTGCGTGCTGAAGGCGGATCTTTCCAACCATGATTTCATTATCGAATATGCTGAAAATAATAAATCGAACGTCTTGACACTATGA
- a CDS encoding carbohydrate ABC transporter permease: MSKNKKTMTVLLTVITVLLFVITMFPFFIVIINSAKASLEIIVDPIAMPNDWGQLLDNIKEIWSKPTVRYSSSVLTSVIITFCSLLTISVFSAMASWVLVRTKSKLSTIVFLVFLSGLIIPFQVVMFPLVSFFRVIKETTGIPMLRTYHGMIMAYIGFGAPLAVFMFHGFIKSIPKELEEAATIDGCTKPQIFFRIILPILKPIFVTVIILNAIWIWNDFLLPSLVLGVGQDIQTIPLAIRGFAGSFVKKWDLIMTAVLMAAAPVVIGFLFAQKHIIKGMVSGSIK; the protein is encoded by the coding sequence ATGTCTAAAAACAAAAAAACGATGACGGTCCTACTCACGGTCATAACAGTTCTTTTATTCGTAATTACGATGTTTCCATTTTTTATCGTCATCATCAATTCCGCCAAGGCGTCACTCGAGATCATCGTTGATCCGATTGCGATGCCAAACGACTGGGGACAGCTGTTAGACAATATCAAAGAAATCTGGAGCAAGCCGACCGTGAGGTATTCGTCAAGTGTTTTAACCTCTGTCATCATCACCTTTTGCTCATTGCTGACGATTTCGGTGTTTTCTGCAATGGCTTCCTGGGTACTAGTAAGAACAAAATCAAAGTTATCCACTATAGTCTTTCTAGTTTTCTTAAGCGGATTGATCATCCCTTTTCAGGTGGTCATGTTTCCGCTTGTGTCATTCTTTAGGGTGATTAAAGAAACAACAGGCATTCCGATGCTAAGAACCTATCATGGGATGATCATGGCCTATATCGGTTTTGGCGCACCGCTTGCAGTGTTCATGTTTCACGGTTTTATAAAATCGATTCCCAAAGAACTTGAAGAAGCGGCTACGATCGACGGATGCACCAAACCTCAAATCTTCTTTAGGATTATTCTGCCAATCTTAAAACCTATCTTCGTGACGGTGATCATTTTGAACGCGATCTGGATATGGAATGATTTTCTATTACCGTCTTTGGTGCTGGGTGTAGGGCAGGATATTCAGACGATTCCTCTTGCAATCAGAGGATTTGCAGGGTCGTTTGTTAAAAAGTGGGATTTGATCATGACAGCCGTTCTGATGGCCGCCGCGCCGGTTGTCATCGGATTCCTATTTGCGCAGAAACATATCATCAAGGGAATGGTTTCCGGCTCTATCAAGTGA